In Devosia sp. 1566, a single genomic region encodes these proteins:
- the truA gene encoding tRNA pseudouridine(38-40) synthase TruA — protein sequence MARFKLVLEYDGTPFSGWQVQPTRLSVQGVLEDAIERFSGERVVTQAAGRTDAGVHALGQVAHFDLSRAWDPFRVREALNYHLRPHPVAVISAAAVDESFEARFSATARHYEYRILNRRAPAVIERNHVWHLPMPLQAEPMHEAAQGILGLHDFTTFRAAECQAKSPLRTLDRLDVRREGEHIVVVASARSFLHHQVRSLVGSLKLVGEGKWAPERLRQVLDARDRRQCGAMAPSAGLYLTGVDY from the coding sequence ATGGCCCGGTTCAAGCTCGTTCTGGAATATGACGGCACCCCGTTTTCGGGCTGGCAGGTGCAGCCAACCCGGCTGAGTGTGCAGGGCGTGCTGGAAGACGCGATCGAGCGGTTTTCGGGCGAGCGGGTCGTAACGCAAGCGGCGGGCCGCACCGATGCGGGGGTGCATGCGTTGGGCCAGGTGGCGCATTTTGACCTTTCGCGCGCATGGGACCCGTTCCGGGTGCGCGAGGCGCTCAATTATCACTTGCGGCCCCATCCGGTGGCGGTGATATCGGCCGCAGCGGTGGACGAGAGCTTTGAAGCGCGGTTTTCCGCCACCGCGCGCCATTACGAATACCGTATCCTCAATCGACGGGCGCCGGCGGTGATCGAGCGCAACCATGTGTGGCACTTGCCCATGCCGCTCCAAGCCGAGCCGATGCACGAAGCGGCGCAGGGCATTCTGGGCCTGCATGATTTCACGACGTTCCGGGCGGCTGAGTGCCAGGCCAAGTCGCCGCTGCGCACGCTCGACCGGCTCGATGTGCGGCGCGAGGGCGAGCATATTGTCGTGGTGGCGAGTGCGAGGAGCTTCTTGCATCACCAGGTGCGCTCGCTGGTGGGCTCACTCAAGCTCGTGGGTGAGGGCAAATGGGCGCCGGAACGCTTGCGCCAGGTGCTCGATGCGCGAGACCGGCGTCAATGCGGGGCGATGGCGCCGTCAGCCGGGCTGTATCTGACCGGGGTCGACTACTAG
- the dapE gene encoding succinyl-diaminopimelate desuccinylase codes for MTDPVDLLTRLIACPSVTPQEAGALDLLETELQKLGFAIHRLRFEGDGSYPVDNLFAIRGQGGRRLLFAGHTDVVPPGDPALWTSDPFTARPSEGKLYGRGAADMKSGIAAFVAAAAAIPADAGTIMLAITNDEEADAVNGTGKLMAWANEQGHRFDFALVGEPSSAATLGDSIKIGRRGSFSGVVTVEGTQGHVAYPEKANNPLPVLSRIALALSETRLDTPTEHFPASNLELTSIDVGNPTANLIPAAGTLRFNIRFNDGWTPDTLAQWVRERIAEVDPSGTTVRFEVTGRPSLSFLSPLGEHVALLSDTIADRTGQRPQYSTGGGTSDARFIAPYGPVVECGLVGPSMHKIDEHIAISDLTGLTEIYTQFMRRFFAGAVA; via the coding sequence ATGACCGACCCCGTTGACCTCCTCACCCGCCTGATCGCCTGCCCCTCGGTGACCCCCCAAGAGGCCGGCGCGCTCGACCTGCTCGAAACCGAACTGCAAAAGCTCGGCTTCGCAATCCACCGCCTCCGCTTTGAGGGCGACGGCTCCTACCCGGTGGACAATCTCTTCGCGATCCGGGGGCAGGGCGGTCGGCGGCTCCTGTTCGCCGGCCACACCGATGTGGTGCCCCCTGGCGATCCAGCCCTCTGGACCAGTGACCCCTTCACCGCCCGCCCCAGCGAGGGCAAGCTTTATGGCCGTGGCGCCGCCGACATGAAGTCGGGCATTGCAGCCTTTGTCGCCGCTGCCGCCGCCATTCCCGCTGACGCCGGCACGATCATGCTCGCCATCACCAATGACGAGGAAGCCGACGCGGTCAACGGCACCGGCAAGCTCATGGCCTGGGCCAATGAACAGGGTCACCGTTTCGACTTCGCCCTGGTGGGCGAGCCGAGTTCCGCCGCTACCCTGGGTGACAGCATCAAGATCGGCCGGCGCGGCTCGTTCTCGGGCGTCGTCACCGTCGAGGGCACCCAGGGCCATGTCGCTTATCCGGAAAAGGCCAACAACCCGCTCCCCGTACTGTCCCGCATTGCTCTCGCCCTAAGCGAAACGCGTCTCGACACCCCGACCGAGCATTTCCCCGCCAGCAATCTCGAGCTCACCTCGATCGATGTGGGCAATCCCACTGCCAATCTGATCCCCGCCGCCGGGACGCTGCGCTTCAATATCCGCTTCAACGATGGCTGGACCCCCGACACCCTGGCACAATGGGTGCGCGAGCGCATCGCCGAGGTGGATCCCTCCGGCACCACCGTGCGCTTCGAGGTCACCGGCCGCCCCTCGCTGTCCTTCCTGTCCCCCCTCGGCGAGCATGTTGCATTGCTGTCGGACACCATCGCGGACCGCACCGGGCAGCGCCCGCAATATTCCACCGGCGGCGGCACTTCGGACGCCCGCTTCATTGCCCCCTATGGTCCGGTGGTGGAATGTGGTCTTGTGGGCCCCAGCATGCACAAGATAGACGAGCACATCGCCATCTCCGATCTCACTGGGCTGACCGAGATCTACACGCAATTCATGCGCCGCTTTTTTGCCGGTGCGGTTGCGTGA